The proteins below are encoded in one region of Saccopteryx leptura isolate mSacLep1 chromosome 1, mSacLep1_pri_phased_curated, whole genome shotgun sequence:
- the SLC25A3 gene encoding solute carrier family 25 member 3 isoform X2: MFSSVAHLARANPFNAPHLQLVYDGLAGPGSSPDGPPGPPRRSRSLAAASVEEYSCEYGSMKFYALCGFGGVLSCGLTHTAVVPLDLVKCRMQVDPQKYKGIFNGFSITLKEDGVRGLAKGWAPTFIGYSMQGLCKFGFYEVFKIFYSNILGEENTYLWRTSLYLAASASAEFFADIALAPMEAAKVRIQTQPGYANTLRDAAPKMYKEEGINAFYKGVAPLWMRQIPYTMMKFACFERTVEILYKFVVPKPRSECSKAEQLVVTFVAGYIAGVFCAIVSHPADSVVSVLNKEKGSTASQVLQRLGFKGVWKGLFARIIMIGTLTALQWFIYDSVKVYFRLPRPPPPEMPESLKKKLGLTQ; this comes from the exons ATGTTCTCGTCCGTGGCGCACTTGGCGCGGGCGAACCCCTTCAACGCGCCCCACCTGCAGCTGGTGTACGATGGCCTCGCGGGCCCCGGCAGCAGCCCCGACGGACCCCCGGGCCCGCCCCGCCGCTCCCGCAGCCTGGCAGCCGCCTCTGTGGAAG AGTACAGTTGTGAATACGGCTCCATGAAGTTTTATGCACTGTGTGGCTTTGGTGGGGTCTTAAGTTGTGGTCTGACACACACTGCTGTTGTTCCTCTGGATTTAGTGAAATGCCGAATGCAG GTGGACCCCCAGAAGTACAAAGGCATATTTAATGGGTTCTCAATTACACTTAAAGAGGATGGTGTTCGAGGTTTGGCTAAAGGATGGGCTCCCACTTTCATTGGCTACTCTATGCAGGGCCTCTGCAAGTTTGGCTTTTATGAAGTCTTCAAAATCTTCTACAGCAACATACTTGGGGAG GAGAACACCTACCTTTGGCGCACATCACTGTACTTGGCTGCCTCTGCCAGTGCTGAATTCTTTGCTGACATTGCCCTGGCTCCTATGGAAGCTGCTAAGGTTCGAATTCAAACCCAACCAGGTTATGCCAACACTCTGAGGGATGCAGCTCCCAAAATGTATAAGGAAGAAGGCATAAATGC ATTCTACAAGGGAGTTGCTCCTCTCTGGATGAGACAGATACCATACACCATGATGAAGTTTGCCTGCTTTGAACGTACTGTTGAAATACTTTACAAGTTTGTGGTTCCTAAGCCCCGAAGTGAATGTTCAAAGGCAGAACAGCTGGTTGTAACATTTGTGGCAGGTTACATAG CTGGAGTATTCTGTGCGATTGTTTCTCACCCTGCTGACTCTGTGGTGTCTGTGTTGAATAAAGAGAAAGGTAGCACtgcttctcaggtcctccagAGACTTGGATTTAAAG GCGTTTGGAAGGGACTCTTTGCCCGTATCATCATGATCGGCACCCTGACTGCACTGCAGTGGTTCATCTATGACTCCGTGAAGGTCTACTTCAGGCTCCCACGCCCCCCTCCTCCCGAGATGCCAGAGTCTCTGAAGAAGAAGCTTGGGTTAACTCAGTAG
- the SLC25A3 gene encoding solute carrier family 25 member 3 isoform X1, which produces MFSSVAHLARANPFNAPHLQLVYDGLAGPGSSPDGPPGPPRRSRSLAAASVEEEYSCEYGSGRFFLLCGFGGIISCGTTHTALVPLDLIKCRMQVDPQKYKGIFNGFSITLKEDGVRGLAKGWAPTFIGYSMQGLCKFGFYEVFKIFYSNILGEENTYLWRTSLYLAASASAEFFADIALAPMEAAKVRIQTQPGYANTLRDAAPKMYKEEGINAFYKGVAPLWMRQIPYTMMKFACFERTVEILYKFVVPKPRSECSKAEQLVVTFVAGYIAGVFCAIVSHPADSVVSVLNKEKGSTASQVLQRLGFKGVWKGLFARIIMIGTLTALQWFIYDSVKVYFRLPRPPPPEMPESLKKKLGLTQ; this is translated from the exons ATGTTCTCGTCCGTGGCGCACTTGGCGCGGGCGAACCCCTTCAACGCGCCCCACCTGCAGCTGGTGTACGATGGCCTCGCGGGCCCCGGCAGCAGCCCCGACGGACCCCCGGGCCCGCCCCGCCGCTCCCGCAGCCTGGCAGCCGCCTCTGTGGAAG AGGAGTATAGCTGTGAATATGGATCTGGCAGATTCTTTCTCCTTTGTGGATTTGGAGGAATTATTAGCTGTGGCACAACACATACAGCATTGGTTCCTCTAGATCTGATTAAATGCAGAATGCAG GTGGACCCCCAGAAGTACAAAGGCATATTTAATGGGTTCTCAATTACACTTAAAGAGGATGGTGTTCGAGGTTTGGCTAAAGGATGGGCTCCCACTTTCATTGGCTACTCTATGCAGGGCCTCTGCAAGTTTGGCTTTTATGAAGTCTTCAAAATCTTCTACAGCAACATACTTGGGGAG GAGAACACCTACCTTTGGCGCACATCACTGTACTTGGCTGCCTCTGCCAGTGCTGAATTCTTTGCTGACATTGCCCTGGCTCCTATGGAAGCTGCTAAGGTTCGAATTCAAACCCAACCAGGTTATGCCAACACTCTGAGGGATGCAGCTCCCAAAATGTATAAGGAAGAAGGCATAAATGC ATTCTACAAGGGAGTTGCTCCTCTCTGGATGAGACAGATACCATACACCATGATGAAGTTTGCCTGCTTTGAACGTACTGTTGAAATACTTTACAAGTTTGTGGTTCCTAAGCCCCGAAGTGAATGTTCAAAGGCAGAACAGCTGGTTGTAACATTTGTGGCAGGTTACATAG CTGGAGTATTCTGTGCGATTGTTTCTCACCCTGCTGACTCTGTGGTGTCTGTGTTGAATAAAGAGAAAGGTAGCACtgcttctcaggtcctccagAGACTTGGATTTAAAG GCGTTTGGAAGGGACTCTTTGCCCGTATCATCATGATCGGCACCCTGACTGCACTGCAGTGGTTCATCTATGACTCCGTGAAGGTCTACTTCAGGCTCCCACGCCCCCCTCCTCCCGAGATGCCAGAGTCTCTGAAGAAGAAGCTTGGGTTAACTCAGTAG